From Nitrobacter sp. NHB1, a single genomic window includes:
- the ppc gene encoding phosphoenolpyruvate carboxylase, translating to MMPLPRAGQPESDAAALDERLRDDIRLLGRILGDTVRDQEGAAVFDLVERIRQTSIRFHRDEDKPARRELEAILDGMSTHETVLVVRAFSYFSHLANIAEDQNNIRQMRSQSLEGGTRHEGRLAHTLACAREAGFSGAELRAFFDSALVSPVLTAHPTEVRRKSTIDREMQVAALLERRERMQLTPDEYEVSEEQLRAAVLTLWQTNLLRRTKLTVLDEVANGLSFYDYTFLREVPRLHCVLEDRLQDASDGGVSNEMASFLRIGSWIGGDRDGNPFVTADVMRGTLKMQASRVLRYYLDELHELGRELSLAADLTDVSPELRGLAERSADTSPHRRGEPYRLAVSGIYARLSATALKLKADTLRPPYGKAPPYASVAEFSADLDVLHRSLIQNNSEVIARGRLRHLRRAVDCFGFHLACLDLRQNSAVHERTIAELLDAAAPGTSYLALDEEARIVVLLRELRSARPLTSPFITYSDETLGELAVFHAAGEAHDMLGPGSIPQCIISMSEGVSDLLEVALLLKEADLVDPKGHSAINIVPLFETIEDLQACAGIMDRLLSLPEYRALVDSRGGLQEVMLGYSDSNKDGGFVTSGWELYKAEIGLVEVFERHHVRLRLFHGRGGSVGRGGGPSYDAILAQPGGAVNGQIRITEQGEIISSKYSNAEVGRNNLEILAAATLEASLLQPRQSAPSLEYLDAMESLSSRAFAAYRNLVYETPGFEDYFWASTVINEISTLNIGSRPASRKKTHRIEDLRAIPWVFSWAQCRVMLPGWYGFGSAVESWIADHPDKGMAFLQELYGEWPFFRMLLSNMDMVLAKSSIAIASRYADLVPDVTLRETIFGRIRREWHLTIDMLLAIMGQERLLAGNPLLERSIRNRFPYLDPLNHVQVELLKDHRAQGGDQQVLRGIQLTINGISAGLRNSG from the coding sequence ATGATGCCGTTACCCCGTGCGGGTCAGCCGGAGTCTGACGCCGCTGCGCTCGATGAGCGGCTGCGCGACGATATCCGGCTGCTCGGGCGCATTCTTGGCGATACCGTGCGCGATCAGGAAGGGGCCGCCGTGTTCGATCTGGTCGAACGCATCCGGCAGACCTCGATCCGCTTTCACCGCGACGAGGACAAACCGGCGCGGCGTGAACTGGAAGCCATCCTCGACGGCATGTCGACGCACGAGACCGTGCTTGTCGTCCGCGCCTTCAGCTATTTCTCACATCTCGCCAATATCGCCGAGGATCAGAACAACATTCGCCAGATGCGCAGCCAGAGCCTCGAGGGCGGGACACGGCACGAAGGCCGGCTGGCGCACACGCTCGCCTGCGCACGTGAGGCAGGGTTCAGCGGCGCCGAATTGCGGGCCTTCTTCGACAGTGCGCTGGTCAGCCCGGTGCTGACCGCCCACCCGACCGAGGTCCGCCGCAAGAGCACCATCGACCGCGAAATGCAGGTCGCTGCCCTGCTCGAACGGCGCGAGCGGATGCAACTCACTCCTGACGAATACGAGGTCAGCGAGGAACAGTTGCGGGCTGCGGTGCTGACGCTGTGGCAGACCAACCTGTTGCGACGGACCAAGCTCACGGTGCTCGACGAGGTCGCCAACGGGCTGTCGTTCTACGACTATACCTTTCTGCGCGAGGTGCCGCGGCTGCACTGCGTACTGGAAGACCGCTTGCAGGATGCCTCCGACGGCGGCGTCTCGAACGAGATGGCGTCGTTCCTGCGGATCGGAAGCTGGATCGGCGGCGACCGCGACGGCAATCCGTTCGTGACGGCGGACGTCATGCGCGGCACCCTGAAGATGCAGGCCTCGCGGGTATTGCGCTATTATCTCGATGAGCTGCACGAACTCGGCCGCGAGCTGTCGCTGGCCGCCGACCTCACGGACGTCTCGCCGGAACTGCGCGGGCTGGCCGAACGATCGGCCGACACCTCGCCGCATCGCCGTGGCGAGCCCTACCGCCTCGCGGTGTCCGGCATTTACGCGCGTCTTTCAGCCACGGCGCTGAAGCTGAAGGCGGACACGCTGCGCCCGCCATACGGCAAGGCCCCGCCCTATGCGAGCGTCGCCGAATTCAGCGCCGATCTCGATGTTCTCCACCGCTCGCTGATCCAGAATAACTCGGAGGTGATCGCGCGCGGACGGCTGCGCCATCTGCGCCGCGCTGTCGACTGTTTCGGTTTCCATCTCGCCTGTCTCGACTTGCGGCAGAATTCCGCCGTTCACGAGCGCACCATCGCCGAACTGCTCGATGCCGCCGCGCCGGGCACGTCCTATCTGGCCCTGGACGAGGAAGCGCGAATCGTCGTGCTGCTGCGAGAACTGCGCAGCGCGCGGCCGCTGACGTCGCCGTTCATCACCTACAGCGACGAGACGCTGGGCGAACTCGCTGTGTTCCATGCCGCGGGGGAAGCGCACGACATGCTCGGCCCCGGCTCGATCCCTCAATGCATCATCTCGATGAGCGAGGGGGTTTCCGACCTGCTCGAGGTCGCATTGCTGCTGAAGGAAGCCGACCTCGTCGACCCCAAAGGGCACAGCGCCATCAACATCGTGCCTTTGTTCGAGACCATCGAGGACTTGCAGGCCTGCGCCGGCATCATGGACCGGCTGCTGTCGCTTCCGGAATACCGGGCGCTGGTGGACAGTCGCGGCGGTCTGCAGGAGGTGATGCTCGGCTATTCCGACAGCAACAAGGACGGGGGCTTCGTCACGTCCGGATGGGAACTTTACAAGGCCGAGATCGGGCTCGTCGAGGTGTTCGAGCGCCACCATGTGCGGCTGCGCCTGTTTCATGGTCGCGGCGGATCGGTCGGACGCGGCGGCGGCCCGAGCTACGACGCCATCCTCGCGCAACCCGGCGGCGCCGTGAACGGCCAGATCAGGATCACCGAACAGGGCGAAATCATCTCCAGCAAATACTCCAACGCCGAGGTCGGCCGCAACAATCTAGAAATCCTTGCCGCCGCGACGCTGGAAGCGAGCCTGTTGCAGCCGCGGCAGAGCGCACCGAGCCTCGAATATCTCGATGCCATGGAGTCGCTGTCGTCACGCGCTTTCGCGGCCTACCGCAACCTCGTCTACGAGACGCCGGGCTTCGAGGACTATTTCTGGGCCTCCACCGTCATCAACGAGATCTCGACGTTGAACATCGGCAGCCGGCCGGCATCGCGCAAGAAGACGCACCGGATCGAGGACCTCCGGGCGATCCCGTGGGTGTTCAGTTGGGCGCAATGCCGCGTGATGCTGCCGGGCTGGTACGGGTTCGGCAGCGCGGTGGAATCCTGGATAGCGGATCATCCCGACAAGGGCATGGCGTTCCTGCAGGAACTGTACGGCGAGTGGCCGTTTTTCCGCATGCTGCTCTCCAACATGGATATGGTGCTTGCGAAAAGCTCGATCGCGATCGCGTCGCGCTATGCCGATCTGGTGCCCGACGTGACGCTTCGCGAGACCATCTTCGGGCGCATCCGCCGCGAGTGGCACCTCACCATTGACATGCTGCTCGCCATCATGGGGCAGGAGCGACTGCTCGCCGGCAATCCGCTGCTTGAACGTTCGATCCGTAACCGCTTCCCCTATCTCGATCCGCTCAATCACGTGCAGGTCGAATTATTGAAGGACCATCGTGCGCAGGGTGGCGACCAGCAGGTGCTGCGCGGCATCCAGCTTACCATCAACGGAATTTCCGCGGGCCTGCGCAACAGCGGCTAA
- a CDS encoding ferredoxin codes for MSGTLRIRVDPDKCQGHAQCKSLAPELFELDELGNAHEIGDGTVPAGLEDKARLAQANCPEIAIPINEE; via the coding sequence ATGTCTGGCACCCTCAGGATTCGCGTCGATCCGGACAAATGCCAAGGTCACGCGCAATGCAAGTCGCTGGCGCCCGAACTGTTCGAACTCGACGAACTGGGCAACGCCCACGAAATCGGCGACGGCACCGTCCCGGCTGGGCTTGAAGACAAGGCGCGGCTCGCACAAGCCAATTGCCCGGAAATCGCGATCCCGATCAACGAAGAATAA
- a CDS encoding cytochrome P450: MSSPAPVTDWVHDFDHTDPTWTENPYPIWDELRVKCPVAHTNRFLGLYLPTTYEAVKEICSDTEHFSSRRVIVRNVRLEPPPPAPPASSDPPEHKHAKQILLPPFMPDAVKKLEPHLRALCNELIDGFINEKGCDAAARYTKYIPTRAVTNMLGVPEKDGDLFIKWIHELLEGGLHDDARVMQAIREMVAYFTDQIEARKKHPTDDLIATLINARGEDGQPLTDAHVQGTLRLLLIAGIDTTWSAIGSSLWHLAKTPADRARLVAEPQLLPTAIEEFLRAFSPATSGREVMKETTVSGCPMKPGNMVLLSFPAANRDPAVFPDADKVIIDRKENRHVAFGVGIHRCVGVHLARMEILVAIEEWLKRIPDFRLDPSSEIRWSGGNVRGPRQLPLLLGKG, encoded by the coding sequence ATGTCCAGCCCCGCCCCCGTCACCGACTGGGTTCACGATTTTGACCATACCGACCCGACCTGGACGGAAAATCCATATCCGATCTGGGACGAACTGCGCGTAAAATGTCCCGTCGCTCACACCAACCGCTTTCTCGGTCTCTACCTGCCGACCACCTATGAGGCCGTGAAGGAAATTTGCTCCGACACCGAACATTTTTCGTCGCGTCGAGTGATCGTGCGTAACGTCCGTCTGGAGCCGCCGCCGCCCGCGCCACCCGCCTCATCGGACCCGCCCGAGCACAAGCACGCCAAGCAGATCCTGCTGCCGCCATTTATGCCCGACGCGGTGAAGAAGCTGGAGCCGCACTTGCGCGCACTCTGCAACGAGCTGATCGACGGCTTCATCAACGAGAAGGGTTGCGATGCCGCGGCGCGCTACACGAAATATATTCCGACCCGGGCTGTTACCAACATGCTCGGTGTTCCGGAAAAGGACGGCGATCTCTTCATCAAGTGGATTCATGAACTGCTGGAGGGCGGCCTTCATGATGACGCGAGGGTGATGCAGGCCATCCGCGAAATGGTCGCCTATTTCACAGACCAGATCGAAGCGCGAAAGAAGCATCCGACCGACGACCTAATCGCAACATTGATAAATGCGAGGGGCGAGGACGGACAACCGCTGACGGACGCGCATGTGCAGGGGACCCTGCGATTGCTGCTGATCGCCGGCATCGACACCACATGGAGCGCGATCGGATCTTCGCTGTGGCACCTCGCGAAGACGCCGGCGGACCGCGCGCGTCTCGTCGCGGAGCCGCAACTTCTTCCGACGGCGATCGAGGAATTTCTGCGTGCCTTTTCACCGGCCACATCGGGGCGCGAGGTCATGAAGGAAACCACCGTGAGCGGCTGCCCGATGAAGCCCGGCAACATGGTGCTGCTGTCCTTTCCGGCCGCCAATCGCGACCCGGCGGTCTTCCCTGACGCCGACAAGGTCATCATCGACCGCAAGGAAAACCGCCACGTTGCTTTCGGCGTCGGCATTCACCGCTGCGTCGGCGTCCACCTCGCACGCATGGAGATACTGGTTGCGATCGAGGAATGGCTGAAGCGCATTCCGGATTTCCGGCTCGACCCATCGAGCGAGATAAGATGGTCCGGGGGCAACGTACGTGGCCCGCGCCAGCTTCCGCTGCTGCTTGGCAAGGGTTGA
- a CDS encoding bifunctional alpha/beta hydrolase/OsmC family protein produces the protein MPNERFQFSGSDGSALAATLDLPDSEPVAYALFAHCFTCGKDVLAARRIAAGLTARGIAVLRFDFTGLGASEGEFANSTFSSNIADLVLATNHLRQTRKAPALLIGHSLGGAAILAAAAQIPEAKAVATIAAPSDPAHVTHLFADRIADIRAQGTVEVSLAGRPFHIKQEFLDDIAEHNLLGQVAELRKALLILHSPTDDTVGIDNATRIFVAAKHPKSFISLAGADHLLSERRDTDYVADVIASWAQRYLEPAPTGPTEDQSSRSVVVRETRRSKFQQSVTVGPHRLTADEPTSAGGHDTGPGPYDFLLAALGACTSMTMRMYAERKALPLDRVTVTLRHSKVHAEDCAECETKTGMLDRIEREIAMEGTLDPEQRRKLMEIADKCPVHRTLTSEIRIVTRAMNR, from the coding sequence GTGCCGAACGAGCGTTTCCAGTTTTCCGGGTCGGACGGTTCTGCGCTTGCAGCGACGCTGGATCTTCCCGACAGCGAACCGGTGGCCTACGCGCTGTTCGCGCACTGCTTCACCTGCGGCAAGGACGTGCTTGCGGCAAGACGCATCGCCGCGGGACTGACGGCGCGGGGAATAGCGGTTCTGCGATTCGACTTCACTGGTCTTGGTGCAAGCGAAGGTGAATTCGCCAACAGCACGTTTTCCTCCAATATCGCGGATCTCGTTCTGGCGACGAATCATCTGCGCCAAACCCGCAAAGCGCCGGCGCTTCTGATCGGCCACAGCCTCGGTGGCGCGGCCATTCTCGCAGCCGCGGCACAAATTCCCGAGGCGAAAGCGGTGGCGACGATCGCAGCGCCGTCCGATCCGGCGCATGTCACGCACCTGTTCGCCGATCGCATCGCGGATATCCGCGCGCAGGGCACGGTCGAGGTCTCCCTCGCCGGCCGCCCGTTCCATATCAAGCAGGAATTTCTCGACGATATCGCCGAGCACAACCTGCTGGGACAGGTCGCGGAGCTGCGGAAGGCGCTGCTGATCCTGCATTCGCCGACCGACGACACCGTGGGGATCGACAACGCCACCCGCATATTCGTTGCTGCAAAACATCCGAAAAGCTTCATATCGCTCGCGGGAGCCGATCATCTGTTGAGCGAGAGGCGCGACACCGATTACGTCGCCGATGTGATCGCCTCTTGGGCGCAACGCTACCTCGAACCGGCGCCGACCGGCCCCACGGAAGACCAAAGCTCGCGCAGCGTTGTCGTTCGGGAAACCCGCCGCAGCAAATTCCAGCAGAGCGTGACCGTCGGCCCGCACCGGTTGACCGCCGACGAACCAACTTCCGCCGGCGGCCACGATACCGGACCAGGACCTTATGATTTCCTGCTTGCAGCGCTCGGCGCCTGCACCTCCATGACCATGCGAATGTATGCCGAGCGGAAGGCGCTGCCGCTCGATCGCGTAACCGTGACGCTGCGGCACAGCAAGGTTCATGCCGAGGACTGCGCCGAATGCGAAACCAAAACCGGTATGCTCGATCGAATCGAACGCGAGATCGCGATGGAAGGGACGCTCGATCCGGAACAGCGCCGGAAACTTATGGAGATCGCCGATAAGTGCCCGGTTCACCGGACGCTGACGTCGGAGATTCGCATCGTGACACGCGCTATGAACCGCTGA
- a CDS encoding TetR/AcrR family transcriptional regulator, translating into MNSRAKAAVRKRPGRIQRRKNLLDAVHAVISESGIDGASMRQIADRANVSTGTINYHFGNKHKLLMAALQASCLPPQECDSSADSPLVQLRVLAFSHIFRSSTDRFWHFWVNYTAASTRNSEMRKHQNRRFERQQAAWTRLIEDAIDAGELQSCLDAEVVSEQLLIFIHGLAMRHILQPGAQNRLHCEKLLERYFETLERPRQSRAGL; encoded by the coding sequence ATGAATAGCAGAGCGAAAGCTGCGGTCAGAAAACGGCCGGGGCGAATCCAAAGACGTAAGAATTTACTCGACGCCGTCCATGCGGTGATATCGGAAAGCGGAATCGATGGCGCCAGTATGCGTCAGATCGCCGATCGCGCAAACGTCAGCACCGGCACCATCAACTATCACTTCGGCAACAAGCACAAACTCCTCATGGCCGCGTTGCAGGCGTCTTGTCTGCCCCCGCAGGAATGCGACAGTTCCGCGGATTCACCGCTGGTCCAGCTCAGGGTGCTCGCCTTCAGCCATATCTTTCGATCGTCGACCGACCGCTTCTGGCACTTCTGGGTCAATTACACGGCAGCCAGCACACGCAACTCGGAGATGCGCAAGCATCAGAACCGGCGATTCGAAAGGCAGCAGGCCGCGTGGACCAGGCTGATAGAGGACGCGATCGATGCCGGAGAGCTTCAGTCATGTCTGGACGCCGAGGTGGTTTCCGAGCAGTTGCTGATCTTCATTCACGGTCTGGCGATGCGCCATATCTTGCAGCCGGGTGCCCAAAATCGTCTGCATTGCGAAAAACTGCTGGAGAGATATTTCGAGACGCTGGAGCGCCCGCGACAAAGCAGAGCCGGATTATAG
- a CDS encoding YeeE/YedE family protein translates to MVGLLSGFCLMSSLRGYWARGDGRLIRTYALAIGVAVAATQLLAGAGLVDPGKSIYLQPSFSAPLMFAGGIIFGYGMVLSNGCGSRALILLGSGNLRSLVVVIVLGIAAQMTLKGLIAPARITVLQASQSAPNVISLPALAGTLGLSASLARALAVLAVSGVLIAFAFSHAAFRRSWGQIAAGLIVGLLVAAGWYATGYLGADDFNPVPVTSITFVAPVADTVQYAMLSTGLTMNFGVALVPGVVLGSLVTALVTRRFHLEAYHSPRHMLRSVTGAAFMGSGGAMAYGCSVGQGLTGLSTLALASFVAITGIVAGAAIGLRGPLRVEALTSPQDSASPAH, encoded by the coding sequence ATGGTCGGCCTGCTCAGCGGCTTCTGCCTGATGAGCAGCTTGCGCGGATATTGGGCTCGGGGCGATGGGCGCCTGATCCGGACCTACGCGCTGGCGATCGGTGTTGCGGTCGCCGCCACGCAATTGCTCGCCGGCGCGGGCCTCGTCGATCCGGGAAAATCGATTTATTTGCAGCCGTCGTTCTCGGCGCCCCTAATGTTCGCGGGCGGCATAATTTTCGGTTACGGCATGGTGCTGTCGAATGGCTGCGGATCGCGCGCTCTGATTCTGCTGGGGAGCGGCAATCTTCGCTCGCTGGTGGTGGTGATCGTTCTCGGCATCGCGGCACAGATGACCCTGAAGGGCCTGATCGCGCCGGCGCGCATCACCGTGCTGCAAGCTAGCCAATCCGCCCCGAACGTCATCTCGCTGCCGGCGCTGGCGGGAACGCTCGGCCTGAGCGCGTCGCTTGCACGAGCGCTCGCTGTCCTCGCGGTCAGTGGCGTGCTGATCGCCTTCGCGTTCTCACATGCGGCATTCCGGCGGTCCTGGGGCCAGATCGCGGCCGGCCTCATTGTCGGTCTCCTCGTTGCCGCCGGATGGTATGCGACCGGCTATCTCGGCGCCGACGATTTCAATCCGGTGCCGGTCACATCGATCACGTTCGTCGCACCCGTCGCCGATACCGTGCAATACGCGATGCTGTCGACCGGCCTGACGATGAATTTCGGTGTCGCGCTGGTGCCGGGAGTCGTGCTCGGAAGCCTCGTCACCGCGCTGGTGACGCGCCGTTTCCATCTCGAGGCCTACCATTCGCCGCGTCACATGCTGCGTTCGGTCACTGGCGCGGCGTTCATGGGCTCCGGCGGGGCGATGGCCTATGGATGTTCGGTTGGACAGGGCCTGACCGGTCTTTCGACGCTGGCGCTGGCGTCGTTCGTCGCCATCACCGGAATCGTCGCCGGTGCCGCGATCGGTTTGCGCGGGCCGCTTCGCGTTGAGGCGCTAACGTCCCCGCAGGATTCGGCTTCGCCTGCGCACTAG
- a CDS encoding DUF6489 family protein translates to MKVNIEIDCTPLEARQFMGFPDVQPMQSAVMDKLQQKMAENIDKFSPEAILQNWFTFDPKMAERFQDMFVNMSGFGTGQTKDNK, encoded by the coding sequence ATGAAAGTGAATATCGAGATCGACTGTACGCCGCTCGAGGCCCGCCAGTTTATGGGATTCCCGGACGTGCAGCCGATGCAAAGCGCGGTGATGGATAAGCTTCAGCAGAAAATGGCAGAGAACATCGACAAATTCTCGCCGGAAGCGATCCTGCAGAACTGGTTTACCTTCGATCCGAAGATGGCCGAGCGCTTTCAGGACATGTTCGTCAACATGTCGGGGTTCGGAACCGGCCAGACAAAAGACAATAAGTAA